In Puntigrus tetrazona isolate hp1 chromosome 24, ASM1883169v1, whole genome shotgun sequence, a genomic segment contains:
- the pi15a gene encoding LOW QUALITY PROTEIN: peptidase inhibitor 15-A (The sequence of the model RefSeq protein was modified relative to this genomic sequence to represent the inferred CDS: inserted 2 bases in 1 codon): MNKSRLAIDILLLCISCGASALAAFSPTVSSSLPATNFTDIGSAPPKYLSEAANLPKTRRKRYISQNDMLAILDYHNKVRGKXFPPASNMEYMVWDDTLAKTAEQWASTCIWEHGPRSLLRFLGQNLSVRTGRYRSILQLVKPWHDEVKDYSFPYPRDCNPRCPLKCYGPMCTHYTQMVWATSNKVGCAINTCHNMNVWGSVWKRATYLVCNYSPKGNWIGEAPYKVGVPCSMCPPSYGGSCSNNMCFPAVNSNYLHWFK, encoded by the exons ATGAATAAAAGCCGCTTGGCTATCGACATTCTGCTCTTGTGTATATCCTGTGGAGCAAGTGCACTGGCAGCCTTCAGTCCCACTGTCTCTTCATCTCTTCCAGCAACCAATTTCACTGATATTGGCTCTGCGCCTCCAAAATATCTCAGTGAGGCCGCAAACCTTCCCAAGACCAGACGGAAACGTTATATTTCCCAGAACGATATGCTTGCGATACTTGATTACCATAATAAAGTCAGAGGAAA TTTTCCCCCAGCCTCAAACATGGAATATATG GTCTGGGATGACACTCTTGCAAAGACTGCAGAACAGTGGGCGTCCACTTGTATTTGGGAGCATGGCCCTCGCAGTCTACTTAGATTTCTGGGTCAGAACCTTTCCGTCCGAACAGGAAG ATACAGGTCCATTTTGCAGCTGGTGAAGCCCTGGCATGATGAAGTGAAGGACTATTCATTTCCCTATCCTCGAGACTGCAATCCCAGATGTCCCCTGAAGTGCTACGGGCCTATGTGCACTCATTATACACAA ATGGTGTGGGCAACCTCAAATAAAGTAGGATGTGCCATCAACACATGCCATAATATGAATGTTTGGGGCTCAGTATGGAAGAGGGCAACTTATTTGGTGTGCAACTATTCTCCAAA GGGGAACTGGATTGGTGAGGCCCCATATAAAGTAGGTGTTCCTTGCTCCATGTGCCCTCCGAGCTACGGAGGATCATGCAGTAACAACATGTGCTTTCCTGCTGTGAACTCAAATTACCTGCACTggtttaaataa